DNA from Cottoperca gobio chromosome 4, fCotGob3.1, whole genome shotgun sequence:
AAGGGATTCTAGTGAATACAACATTGTTCATATGTTTAAACACTCCTCATCttctatttttcttatttatagTTTACCTCTTTCTCACTTTTCCTTGTACAGGAGCTTAattctccttcttttctgttTACACATGGTTTTACTCTCATCTTTTCCTCCTTTGATGATTTATTCACTTGTCTCATGTGTCTCGCCTTCCACCCTCTCGTCacattgttgagatattttctGTAAGCGGATGTGTTTTCAAAGTCAAACACATGCCGTACCTTagtcatccattcatccatctgaCTAAACAATCATAGATCATCTACCAAGACGACTGTCTCAGGTAGCACCGGCTGTCTGTAAACAAGCACTGACAGAAGCAGATGAGGCTGGcatcaaatgtgtgtttctaaGAGTATGCACCCTTCCCCTTTGCAACCTTTGTCCTTTAGCCTCCCCTGGAGTGAAGCATCTGGGTCAGGAGATGTTTCAGGCTTCAGGGTGGCCTGGCAGCTCAGCAGAGACGGATGCACAAGAAGTCTGAACATACACAGAAGTACAAAGACGAGGGGGAAAAGAAATGGATAGAAGGTATAAAAGTGTGCAGAGATTGGAAGGTGCGTGAGTCTGCACACCTGCCTCATTGCGTGCATCTTGGAGCAACAAATCTTTTCATCCTTCCCTTCTGAAAATAAACAAGAGATCATCCTCCCTTTCACATGACTGCAGAAGTGAGCCGCGCAGGCAGCGCTTAGACGTGTTTGTGATATTGTGTTGAAGcaaagagacgagagaggaaggACAAGAGGCAGACTGCATCAAATCCTCCCAAACAGAATTGGACCCCGGTAGCTCACTCATGTtgtattaaatatgaattttaAAAACTGCAGTGAGTGGAGTCTGCAGCATGAATAGACACACATAATGTGCACAAGTTGAAGGGACCAAGTCTGTGTGGGGGTCAGCATCAGGTATCCGGTCATCGATTGACTTGTAACCTCGATCCTTCCCGATGACGACCCTCATCGGCTGCTCGCGTCACGTTCTGGCCCCCTACCAATATGAAAGGGGACACCGGCTCCTGGGGAGGTAATTGTATCCAATGAGGCCAAGCTCTCCATGTTGGGGCCAAACCTCAACCAAATCCTCTTTGACACATGGGGCTGCATCACACATATCAGGGGATGTTTCTACAGATAAGACATTAATAAATgacactggggggggggggggctgaatGTATTACACACATTTCAAAGACAGAGAGCTGTCATGTTGGACTCTTAAATCCAAAAGAACTGCTTttgcagaaagacagacaactgaaactgaaaacagtgtacaaattgaatgtttttgtcCCCAAAGCAACCAGCATCCCATTactttctcttcttccctccctccccctttgcctctgacccccccccccctcccccctccctctctcccctccctccttttcacctctcctctctcttcccctctttcCTTCCCCTCCAGATTGTATAAATATCTGTGAGCTGTTAGGGAGAGCTCAGAGTTACAGACCTGTCCActgaggagaaacagagaacaagagaggggaggagagaagaagcagagataagataatacaaaataagaaagaaagtcaTCACCAGGAAATTGGGAATTAGTAAATGATTAAAGAAGAATTCCAGCTGACAGACTGGACAGAAGAAATAAAGTGATTCTCCAGAGAGATAATTGAAAGTAACCTTCTGATCTCTGCGTGTGGAAGGACCGTCTCCAGTATGTTCCTCCTTCTcctgttgtgtatgtgtggtctTGTGCTGCGAGGTGACGCACAGGACCGAGCTGCTCTGTGGAGGGGCAACGACCGAAGTGGACGATGCCAGTACACCTTCAATGTACCCAGCCCCACCGAGGCCAGCTGCCCGCAGACCGGAGGCCCTGAGGTGGAGGGCCTGAATGCTAGACTCAGCCTATTGGAAGTACTGGTGTCCAAGCTGACTGGAGGGGGCACTGGTGGTTCCCAAGGGGCCGCAGCCAGAGCTCAGCCTGGGCTTCAAGAGGCGCTGAACCGTGTCACAGGGGAGAGGAACCTGctgcagggagagaaggaaCGTTTGGGGCAGGAGTTGGAGGGGCTTCAGCGCAGgatggaggagatgaggagagagacagagaggctgagGAACAGACCCTGTCCTCTACAGACCCCCGTGGTGCCACCAAGCCTCTCTGTGCAGGACAGTGGCCTGATGAGACCTGTCGGGGGTAAGAGATACACTCTAAACCACCACACACTTTATGAGTGATTCAAAAAATGTGCCAAGCTTAATGGCATTtgtaaatagaacattattttTACTTCTGAATATAAACGTGTGTTATAAATACCCACCTTTTAGATTATTGTGCACACATATGTTTATTGTAGATTTAAATTGAAAAGGAGCAGAGAAATTATGACGTATAAATAACATCTATGTATGAAATACTATGCACGTACAGAGCCACAGTGCATTCGAGTGCATTGCACAGGAACAGGggtcccgtgtgtgtgtgtgcgtgtgtgtgtgtgtgtgtgtgtgtgtgtgtgtgtgtgtgtgtgtgtgtgtgtgtgtgtgtgtgtgtgtgtgtgtgggtgggttgCTCTCaatacacagaaatagacataCAGCAAAACTAAAAAAGTATATTAAGCTCAGGATTTTCCTGACACCATATCTTCCATAAATCCCCTTAAAGATAACGGGGGGGATAACGTGCATCCTCTGATGTTGTATgtaccttttgtgtgtgtgtgaatttgtgtgCTTGATGTTGTGGTTGCCCCATAagtctgcagagacacaagacacCGCCTGCATAGGGATGATGGTGGCGGGCCAGAGAGGGTAATTTAAGTATTTATGACTAGATCCTGTTTTCTTTATGACTGGTGTTTCCCTCTGCATGACGAGCAGGGCGCGAATAGCCTGAttgggaagaggaggggggggctgAAATGTGATGCACGCCGTGGAAGTGGTTGTTCCGTGCCAGGTTCTCATCTCGCGCTTGATGACGCCTGGTGGGTCGGGGCTGGAGGCGATGGAGGGGGCAGAGGGCTCAGGGCCAAGAACACTATATTTACAGGGGTTAGAGGGCTGCACAGATCTCAGGAGAGTTATAATGGAGGCAGTAAGGTTGAGCTCCGgtattctgtgtgtttgcagtggaCAAATATCCGTCTAATTAGTCTCTGTGCTCGTCCTCCTGTTGGTCACCAACCCCCTTTCTTTTCTCAGTTAAGCCAACACTCTGTTTGCCCTCTTGGCTCTCAGAtggccagcagcaggagagcttATGAAATCCTGCATGCTCCAGGTTATCTGTGTAGCTCTTCATTTTTGCACCTGTAGACTAAAATACACAGAGTGGGCCCGTCAGGGTGAGAAGCAGATGTAGAATAGATCCTAGAGAGAGGACGACACACAGAACTAGAGAGAGGAGatcaaaagtcaacgttgacggAAAATTCTTGACAAGTTTCCAACTCCAGCAGTGGTTATAACCTTTAGTAAGAACTGCCTCTCAAAATACACGAGCTGATATACGTTAGTGTTATTGTATGACTTTAGAAAATGGACCATCACAAGCCAGCGAGCCTATATACTAAAAGTggcaacatgtttttaaaatgaagacCTGGCTTGTGCTCAAAGCAGAACTAATAGAATAGAATTAGAAGACAAAATGAGGAGGACAATAGCAGACCAGCAGCCTCAGGGGCCACACACAGAGGAGCATGTATGTCCCGTTTACTCATTGCCAAAGCGCGTTTGTTTTCACCATGCCTTTCAGATGTGTCCTTTCAATTTACTGAATGTGCAGCCAACAGGAAATACTATCATAAAGAATGTTCTATGAACAGATTGTGGCCAATTctgagtaaaaatgtaaatgttaaaacttCTTCCGTCGGTTTAATCACTGATCCAACAGCTCtgctgaactgaactgaactgaactgaagcAGGGGTTGATTAGACTGCTGGCTCCTCAGGGTTGAGCCTCCTGGGAGACTAAGACTCGTGTGCTCTATGAGGTTTATGGTATTTTGCTCAGTGACATCCCAAACAAAGAGGCAGGATATGACatatggcacacacacacccacacactctgtGGAAAAGACAGTAAGAGAATGTGGCTGTTTacctgtgatgatgatgatgatgatgatgatgatgaatggcTGTGTCCTGTGGGCTCAACCCCtttattgtgaaacattttCCCATGTCACTCGTCATCTGGCCCATTACCTGCTTCCAGCTTCTCCTCATCAACGCtgagaatcaacatcagcttccaGATGCTAGCGTTTAATGTTCTCTGCATCATTAGGGCTCATTATGCGCTTGAAATCACTGGAAAACGCTGCACGTGCAAGAGCACAGCAggcacatgctcacacacatataaatagtCCCCCATTGACTAcaggtacacaaacacacacgttataTACACTTCCATGAAAACTGTTTGAAAtgctcattttcttttgtaaacaTCACCTTGTTTGTATCGACAAACCGGTGAGGAGTATACAGTTTACAGACattgtttgactttgtttacatttcacagTAATGGTTTCATGAAGGAACCAAATGTGAAACTAAGGACAGGGTCGATggtaaatggggggggggggggagagacaagaggaggaTTGaataaaggaggagagaagagaagaaggctGATATCTGACAGTGATACGGGGGAGGAAAGGCCAAACACTTGGTTTGAAGTTTTGAGGACGTGAAGTTGACAGTGCTGGGGTGGGATGGGTGTCGAATACGTGTGTTATGGTCGGCCAATCTACCGCCTGCCTGACTCCAGAGCAGCTGGGAATCCAGTCAGGGGTGTTTGTTTCCTGCTGTCACATTCTCTGTTGTCAGTCGTGCCATAGCGACGTTTAGCTACACAAACACTCTCTTAACTATTATACGCTGCGTGTTAAATGTGCAACAGAAATCCCTAAATTCGCTAACATGCGTGTGTCAAGGTCCCAATCCGATGTCTAACCTGATGACCAGGCCCGACAGGCAgggagacagcagcagcagtttgagaGGTGGGACACACATTCTGCTGAATCATCTACACTTTGCTGTTTCTTATTCAACTCAATCCATCTCTTCCTGTCAGACTCAGCGTGGCAGTATGGACGTCCAGGCTTCCAGGAGCTGAAGGCTGAGGTGACAGAAGTACCCGCTCCTGACACCTCTGAGGACAACACAGGTCTCTGTTTGAAATATTCTTGCTTATTTCTCCCAAACAGAACCATACAAGATGTTTAGTATGATATATAGTAAGATATATTTGAAATCACAGATAACCATTTAGCAAACAACGCTGATGTTTTAGTGTTTTCCTCTTACCTATGAATAAtttgaaaataagaaaacattgatgCAACtgacagtttttattttcttcattaaaGGTACCCTGTGAAGTTTTTGACCACTAGTAGCAGGAGTGATGTTATTAGAAGTAGAAGTATATGTGCACGCCATTCATGTGATACACATTCCTGCGGCCATCTTTATTCTATTACACTGATAGGCAGTTATAACGCGCAAAGcaaaaggcagagaagaagaagacagcaAGTAAGcttaaatgtatcatgtgtaGTATGTGTCAGACCCACTGCATACACACAATGCATTTTGGTAAGAAACaatgaatgtaaacagaacTTCTGCTTGTTTATAAGAAAACTCCACACGGCACCTTTCTTACtttcaaagtgcttttattGGATGTGATCTTACATTGGGGGAGTAATCTTACAATGCCGCTGTATGTGGGATGTATGTGGTACAATCAAAATCACATGGCACCTTTAAGATCAAATCTGTGTGTATGAGAAGTTACTGAAGGAGCCTGTAACGGTCcgaaacaaatattaaacagtcagcaaaaatgtaaaaaagctCAAATTTGCAAACAGACCAGTATAGGTCTTTAAAATCCAGTCCTAGCAGctaatacccccccccccccctccctccatctgaCCTGGCAAACATGACACCCCCTGCTGACAGCTTCAAAGCAAATACTGCTATTAATACTGTAGCATTTGGGGTGAGAATACCAGAGTCATGCCAATCCATAGTTATGAGGGCCTGCCCGAGGTTCACGTTTATCTTGTAAAAGGAAAGGAACTCACGCCTGACGAGGgagtctctctcacacacacacctcccccttCACAAAGCCACTCCATAGCTTGTGCTATGGAACTGGCTCTCTCTGCAGGTTCGATTGTTTTTGAGTGATCATGAACATACACGTGCAGTCCCCACATGAAGTCACATTATCTCCGATGATGCGGCGCATCCTGGAAGCTGCATGGCAATGggtgtatttataaataaattccTATCTAACCCTTAATCCGGTGCCACGTCTTGGACCTGAGAGCAAGGGTGTATTTTTAGGAAGTGGTAAATATACAGCCTGCCTTATCTCAACCACAGAGGGCACTGCTACAGGAAACAGTATGTGAAGGGGAAACAGACCAGAAACCCACCTGCAACAGCAGTCAGCACTCGCCATCTTGTAGAGATTCAGAGCTCTTGCATAGCTTTTCACATGATTATGCCAAATATTAGATAGTTTAAATGTGTCTCACAAATCTTTTTATCCTTTCCTCATGTttactcttcctcctgctcgcAGGTTGTGGGGAGTTGGTTTCGGTTGGTGAGCCGGTCACTCACAGGAAGGCAGACAATATAGCCGGTAAATATGGCGTTTGGATGCAGGACCCTGAGGCCGTCTCCCCGTACGGACCCAACATGGTGTGGCGCATCGACACCATAGGCTCTGACGTCAGGCAGCTGTTCGGGTATGACGACATGGAACAACTCTCCAAAGGCTTTCCATCCAAGGTCGGTGTCACATGGATGATATTCGTTCATGGGAATAAACCAAAATGTCAGGTTGTTACACTTATTGTCTCATGTTTTCACGTGACAGGTCCTGCTGTTGCCAGAGCTGGTGGAGAGCACTGGTGCCACTCTGTACCGAGGCTCTCTGTATTATCAGAGACGTCGTAGCCGTTCTCTCATCCGCTTCGACCTGGCCTCTGAGAGCATCGCAACCCGTCGTGATCTCCCCCACGCCGGCTTCCACGGCCAGTTCCCCTACTCCTGGGGCGGCTACACAGACATCGACCTGTCTGTGGATCAGCAGGGACTGTGGGCCGTCTACTCCAGCAGCAAGGCCAAAGGAGCCATCGTGATCTCGCTGCTGGACCCACACAGTCTGGAGGTGAAGAGGAGCTGGGAGACCAACATCAGGAAGAACTCTGTGGCAAACTCCTTCATCATCTGCGGCAAGCTGTACACCGTGGCCAGCTACACAGCACCCGACACCATCATCAACTACATGTATGACACTAAGACCAGCCAGGGGAAGTCCATGGCCATCCCCTTCAGGAACAGGTACCGCTACAACAGCATGATCGACTATAATCTGGCTCAGAGGAAGCTGTTTGCCTGGGACAACTTCCACATGGTGTCCTACGACCTCAGGCTGGGTCACCAGCAGGCCAACTAAGGCCGCCATGAGTGACTGTTGAAAAGTGACATTTGCATTGACATTTGTTCCTGCTTCAAAGAcgcataatgtgtgtgtggtagtagTAGTTATAAACCAACACCATCAGTATCAACGTGTAGAAGAGCCTAACTACCAAACTCCAAAGTTAAATGGAGACATTCGAGGAACACTGTCCCTCCCCCCCCGCAggtattctttttttcttttctttttccagtgGGTGGGCTTTTGCTGTTGCACGGCCCACAAATGTTTTTAGAGGAATTATTTTTGTACCGCCTTTAATGCAGATGTatgattttgttgttttcttgataagctatatacagtatatttgagtTTCACAAGCTAAGTGGGATAATTAATGCATACAATTTACAAACTCCGCTGTTACTACTCGTCAACATCTCTCATTAAACAAACTGCTCTCACTCAGCATGTATTGAATATTGCATGTACTTGTAAACTGTagtcaaaataatgacttaatgttCAAAATCATGAAATAAATTTCCTAAATGACAAGTTTGTGTGGTTATTTTGTAGCTTTAGAGAAGTATTTCTACCTCTTTATAAAGGGGTTGTAGTGCAATACGTGTATTAAAGGTTAAGAAGTAATATACATCAATGTTTActaagaaacaaacatttctccCTTCTGGTTATTGATAActtttttaatctcttttcaaaaaaataaagttgactGAGGTTTTCACAAGTATGATAAGTAATGCTTTATTAAGTTATATAAGTAATAAGTCATAACTTAAACCAGGCTGTGAAAAACTTGaattaaatcattaattaaAAGGTCAACACTTTCTAATAAGCCATCAAAAAGTTTAAGAAGTCATCTGTTGctattgtataaataaaattgatcTAATTCATCAAGTCTAAGTCTTAATAATTTGCCAATAAATGTATATAGTAAACCAGATCCTTTGCATACACAAAGTGTACTGTAGGAGGATCAACAGCAGCCAAAACCTGGCAATGCAAACGTTTTTATTAATGGCCAATAACAAAAGACATGTGTTGCTTTATAAACCCTTTAAAAAGGCACCTCATTTGAATGTGTTACGCAAGTATTGCATTACTACACTTTACTTATCCAAGCCCactgaaatgttcatttaaattgGTAAGTGTTGTAGTGACACCTAGTGGTACGATATAATCCGTACTGAATTTGGTTATGATGtagcacaaaataaaataaggggGAAAGATTGTGGAAGATGGCTTCAAGTACAAACCAGGCATCACTGACAGACATCAAcagtatattattttattagtttctgTAACCAAACCAAGAGAATGTAAATAAGACCGTACATATTTTAATACAGCGATGAAACCCCTGTACAAgttcaacaaaaagaaaaaaaatcattaccctccctccctcatccaTCCTCCAAAGAAAGGACTCTTttcccccgccccccccccccccagctggGACAGAGGAGGACCCTCCCCACCTCAGGGTGCATACTACTGTACATTTCTGAAGGACCCTTGTCACCACAACCCCGAGATGAAAGCATTGTGGGTGGGACAGCCAGCGGAGGCAGAGACAGGAAAACAGCACTGACTGCTCTCATCAGTacagacaacaaaacaatacgTGTCCTTCTGCCCAAACGCTTCTGAACTTGAGGCTTTATCTTTTATCGTCTTCTCTGTCCTGTTCTTGTGCCCCTCTTTGTGAGGGTTGACATAAGCTCAAAGGTTGTCTACCGTTTCAACTCCTCACCGTTCCGATTCCTCTAAATAGCCCCATCCTGCTATACTCTCGCTAAGGGCACTGAAATCAGtcaatagcagcaggtctgggTGCTTTACAGTGACgtgtgtttaggtgtgtgtttgtgtgacagcaAGGATGGGTGAGGAAGCAGTGAAAGGGTGTGTGACAGTAACTCCTAATCTGGAACCGCTGTATGTGGTTATACATTATCCATGTAATCCTGCGAGTGCAATCAAAACTctgctgccatggcaacagcaaTGCCAATAAAGTCTGTGACTTCATCTCTGCGCTGCTTTAACCTTTGGCTAAATATGCAGGAGAGTCCAGCTACGAGCTTTTCCCCGTTTATaccacaaacgcacacacacccgACACACACATCAGTAATTACCAGGCAAGGAGATGAGAGCAGAAGGCAGGAGCAAAGGCTCACAGGCAGACTTATCAATAAATCAATCGTTAATTTCAATCAACTGCTGTAATTTTCACATTTCAAATTctggtaaaacaaacacaaaatgacgaGAATTACATGTCTCAGTGCGGTAACCGTGTATGAAACCGTTGAGTGTATGCGTGCGGTAATGAGGGGCATTTCCACGTGCACAAATCACTTGATTAGTGATGATGAGAGATTGGACAACAAAAAGTGTGCTTCACTAAATGACATCTCCTTAACAAGATTGATTtgactacaaaaacaaaactgattcATTCTTTCGTTAGCAAAACTGGTTTCTCCTATAATATGCGTGATCCTACTGGGgggaaaaaatacaataaaaaaagggaaCAGAAATCAAGATCTATAAAAACAATggcaaacacagcagcaaatCTCATTTAAATTTTCTCTTTCCAACTCTCCTCTCATCTACCGTCTCAGTAGATTTCTATGGAACAACTTGTGCAGCCATTTTATCGGCATCTAAATGTGATTGAAGAATCCAACTCAAATGCCGCCACCTACAGTGGGACAAGATaggggaagaaagaagaggatTATGTATACGCAGGACAGTGCCTCCTCTCAGTAACCACTACCATCCACTCATCCTCCTCCCCCACACTGTCCCCCAGGGCTGATATGAGGTGGTGACTGAGTGAATGGTGCTAGATTCTCTCTTCCATCCATTCATATTGTCTTCTGTAGAGGGTTCGGCAGATCTTTACTTGCCCTCTTCTGGTTTCATGGCCTGCGGTTTTATGGGGCCAGTCCGTATGGGCTTGGCCGTGGAGATGGGGGGTTTGTCGGAATCTGGGCGGTCGCATACTGCCTGGTGGTTTGGCGCAGAGGTGTCGAGTGAGGGTTTCCCCCCCTGATCAAGCCGGGTCACTTTGCTGACTTGCGGGGCCTTGATTTGCTGTTGCTCTGAGAAGAACTTATGAGTGGACTGGAGCACCTCAGCACGCTGCTTCGCCTATAAAGTGATAGAGCAAAAATCAAATCAGCCAACTCACCCATCACTGAAAGAGAGGCcagttaaagggatagttcggaaTGAAGATACTCATCCATACAGTAGATGAGGGTCGGCACGCTCCCAGTTTAGAGAAACAAAGGAGTACCAGCACGGAAGCGGTGTGTGCATTAGTGTTCTTGTGAGACTTTAAAATTCTGGCTAATAGACGTTTTACTGCTGCCCTGTGCACAGCAGAATATTGCTTTGTTACCGTGCccgtactcctgtctgtttctccaaactgggggcgtgccgacGGCAATACAGACTACGGATGAGTCGCTCATACAAACCCATTTAAATAAAACGGATGCAAAGATAAaatagggttaggggttagatAAAATAGTGAACCAAACCTTTAGGTCCTGTTCAGCCTTCAGAGACCCCTGTGGTCCTCTGGGAGCAAGCGAGGGACAAGGAGGTCCTCGGGGAGGGTGCTGGCTGTGCTGTTGGTGCAGTtggtgctgctgatgctgcgGATGCTGTAGGTGCTGAGGTCGGGGATGGGGCATGAGACCACCACCCACATTAGCTGACATTGGAGGGCCCATTGGAGAGCGCTGGACACCACCAGCAAACGAGTTAGGAGGAGGTCGAACCAGAGGAGAGACGATGTTGGGCTGAGACAGAATCTGGAATGAGGAACAAACAGAAGATTAATGGATGTCTCACAGTTTCATTTAATGCCAATAACCAGTGAATTACATAAAACACTATCAAAATACAGGTCTTATGATTATTGCTCTACCTGTGGGTTGAACTGGCCAGGGAAGTGCTGTGCCATTCTCATGCCAGCAGAGCTAGCCTGAAACTGCTTCTGGTACAGCATGCTGTTGATCTTACTGGACTGGCTGCTAGGAGATGTGGAGCTGGCCCTGCaggcagaggagaggggacacaataaaagcatgtttATAAAGTGCAACAAAATGACACATGATGGGTTAACCACATTTGATACATTATTGGACTTTGGTCTGTATAGCATGGAATACAAACATAAGGAGCATTGCTCTACCCTTTGAGGTTTGCTGCTGCttgtacatacacatatattaacataaaacaaaaagcttgGTGTGGCTTTTAGATGTGCCAGATAGTACATGAATGTATGGGTGGTACCTGTAATGGCTGGAGGTGGGTGTAGTGCTCCTGGCGCCGATAGGAGGGGTCCCGGGCTTCATATCCATCCCACTGCCAAAGAGTTTCAGATCCATGTCCATCTGAAAAGTGTCAACACAATAAAAGCTGTTACAATTCCCCTTTAAAACTCCACCTGTGTGTCTGAGAGTCACACGTGCACACCCTACAATACCTTGCTAGTGGGAGGCTGCATCATGCTGTGGCTGGGGCCCATGATGCCTCGGTATGGCTGGGAGATCGGGGGCTGTCGGTTGATGTTGGGGGGCTGGGCCTGGGGAGGAGTGGGAGGCAGCGCTAGGAGGGGCTGGCCTCCACCCGAGCCAAAATTTGACAGGGACAACTGGGAATTGGACAGAGGGACTGTCACCTGGAGGGAGATTAAGACACAAAGGTTACATAACAGCATCAAATCATTGATTTATCAATTGACGGAAAACTGTGCTGCTCTCCTCTTTTACAACACTTTGAGGATGAGGTTTATAAACATTAAGTGTCTATCATTATGTTTGCCTGCAAGTTACCTGTTGCATTGCAGAACTGGCCGACTGAGCGTTGCTATAGTAGCTACTCTGTCCGTGCTGTTGTACCTGCCCAGAGTACATGTTTGAATGCTGACTCATCCCCTGTCGAGCCTGAA
Protein-coding regions in this window:
- the myoc gene encoding myocilin isoform X2, with protein sequence MFLLLLLCMCGLVLRGDAQDRAALWRGNDRSGRCQYTFNVPSPTEASCPQTGGPEVEGLNARLSLLEVLVSKLTGGGTGGSQGAAARAQPGLQEALNRVTGERNLLQGEKERLGQELEGLQRRMEEMRRETERLRNRPCPLQTPVVPPSLSVQDSGLMRPVGDSAWQYGRPGFQELKAEVTEVPAPDTSEDNTGCGELVSVGEPVTHRKADNIAGKYGVWMQDPEAVSPYGPNMVWRIDTIGSDVRQLFGYDDMEQLSKGFPSKVLLLPELVESTGATLYRGSLYYQRRRSRSLIRFDLASESIATRRDLPHAGFHGQFPYSWGGYTDIDLSVDQQGLWAVYSSSKAKGAIVISLLDPHSLEVKRSWETNIRKNSVANSFIICGKLYTVASYTAPDTIINYMYDTKTSQGKSMAIPFRNRYRYNSMIDYNLAQRKLFAWDNFHMVSYDLRLGHQQAN
- the myoc gene encoding myocilin isoform X1; translation: MFLLLLLCMCGLVLRGDAQDRAALWRGNDRSGRCQYTFNVPSPTEASCPQTGGPEVEGLNARLSLLEVLVSKLTGGGTGGSQGAAARAQPGLQEALNRVTGERNLLQGEKERLGQELEGLQRRMEEMRRETERLRNRPCPLQTPVVPPSLSVQDSGLMRPVGGPNPMSNLMTRPDRQGDSSSSLRDSAWQYGRPGFQELKAEVTEVPAPDTSEDNTGCGELVSVGEPVTHRKADNIAGKYGVWMQDPEAVSPYGPNMVWRIDTIGSDVRQLFGYDDMEQLSKGFPSKVLLLPELVESTGATLYRGSLYYQRRRSRSLIRFDLASESIATRRDLPHAGFHGQFPYSWGGYTDIDLSVDQQGLWAVYSSSKAKGAIVISLLDPHSLEVKRSWETNIRKNSVANSFIICGKLYTVASYTAPDTIINYMYDTKTSQGKSMAIPFRNRYRYNSMIDYNLAQRKLFAWDNFHMVSYDLRLGHQQAN